Below is a window of Janthinobacterium lividum DNA.
CACCAAGACGTATGAAGTGCTGAGCATTGCACAACTGGAAGACAGAATAGGCATCGATCTGTTACCGTCGCTGACGCGGCAGCAAAAGTTGCGCATGCTGAGTTTGCCGAAGATCAATAGCAAGTCCAGGAAATAAGACCGTCAAAAAGGAAATCCCATGTGCGCAAAGAAATTCGTCCCATATGCCAATGAAAGCGATGTGCTGGACATTGGCAATCTGACCATCGAAAACAGGATCGACCGCGTCAGCATCAGCGGCGACATAGACCTGACCCTGGACAAGCCGGGCCTCGTCCTGGCGAAACAGCTGCAAAAACTGCTGGCCGACGTGGTGGCGCAGCTGGAAAAGCAGGAACTGCCCGACCTGCTGCCGCCGCCCGAGGTCACGTCGGTGGCCAATCCCTTCGAATGAAGCGGGCGGGGAGGGCTACTGTGCCGCTTTGGCGGCGCGATAGTAGCCTTTCCGGCTGAGCTCTTCCGGGGCATTTGCGACTTCATACGCGGTCAGGGCGATCGCGATGGCGGAATATTGCTGCGCCGAGCTGAAAGGCAGCACGTTTTCATACGTGTCGAGCACCGTGTGATGCACGCGGGGATAGTCGAAATCGCCGAGCACGGTAAATTTCGGCGTCGGCACGCCATGCAGGCTGAAGACGGCGTCATCGCTGCCCGCCCGCGCGTTTATCGCCTTGCTGGCATCGCGCGGCACGTCCTGGATGGTCGCGGCGAAGCCGAACACGGGATGGACGTCTTGCAGGGCCTGTTCAACCCGGCCAAACACGGGCTTCCAGGCCGAGGGAATCGCGATGCCGTCGATGGCGCCAGGCCGGCCATCGCGGTTGAGCATCATGACGATATTTTTTAATTCACCCGCATGCCGCTCGGCGAACGCGAACGCACCCTTGCGGCCGATTTCCTCCGCGCCGAAGGCGACCAGCATGATGCTGCGGCGCGGCTTCGCTTCGGATAGCGCCAGCAGGCGCATCGCTTCCAGCATGGTGGCCACGCCGCCGCCATTGTCGGCCGCGCCGGTGCCGCCATCGTAGCTGTCGAGGTGGGCGCCGATCAGTACGACTTCGTCCGGCTTTTCCGTGCCCGGAATGCGGGCCACGACATTGTGATACGTCACCGGCCCCGGATAAAACCAGTTGCGGATGTCGAACTCCAGGGTGACCGCTACACCGCGCGCCAGGCGCTGGCGGATGTCGGCGTATTGTGACGTAGCCAGCTTGATGTCGGGCAAGATCGGCAGGGTCGCCCAGGTGGCGGGCGCCGCGCTGGCAGCATACAGAGGTTCTTCGCCAGACTGGATGGTACCCAGGGCGCCGGCCTCCATCAGCACCCGGGTGATGGCCCTGGGCTGGTGGATGGTCGTGCCATCGCGCCCGCCACCCCCGCTTTCGCCGCCCGTCAGCACCCATGTGCCCTTGAATTGCGCGGCGCGTTCCAGCGCCTCTTCCAGGGTAGCCGGTCCCAGGGTGACCAGGCCCTGCTGCACGCCACGCGTGCCAGCCGTGTAGGCGGGCGTCGCCATGCGCAGGGCTTGCTCCTGGGGCGCCAGCATCTTGCCCGACCAGGGACCGCGATTGAAGCCGACGGGTATCTGGCCCGCTTCTTCCAGTTCGGCTTGCACGCCCCATTGCTGCAATTGCATGCGCGCCCACTGCGCCGCATGCGTGTAGGCGTCGCTGCCGGCCATGCGGCCGCCGAAGCGGTTGCTCAGGATGTCGAGCCAGTCCATCGCGCGCGGTTCGCTGGTGCCCAGCGCAACAATCCGGCGCGCCGTGGCGTCGCCGGACGGCGAGGGCGCGGCCTCGATGCCGGCATTCCTGCCGGACAGCGTGGCCAGGAAGGCGGGCAGCCTGTCTTGCCGGCGTGCCGCCAGCGCCGCGTCCAGCTTCGCTGAGCGATAGCGGCTATCCTGGCGCAGCAGGGTTTCGTAGGCGTGCAGCACGCCCTGTATGCCCGCCAGGTCGCTGGCGCTCTGCTGCCCGATCTGGTCCGGGTGTTCGATCTGGAAGGCCATCACGCTGGCCAGATACTGGAAGCGCAGCGCTTCGCGCGTGGCAGCCCTGGGAGCGATGTTCAGCCAGCCATCGAGTGCGCTTGCCTCGAGCGTGAGGTCGGGAATGTCATCGATCCATGCGCTGAGCCAGGCGCCGTCGCGCTGTTGCAGCGCCAGCGGATCGTGCTGCGCGGCCATCTGCACCACGCGCGCGCGCTCGGCCGGGGTCGATGGGCCGCGCGCTGCGCTGTCTGCCGTAGCCGCCGGCAGTGCGGCCGGCAGCGTCGGCGGCACATAGCGCTCCTTGAGCCGCGTGCCGTTCACAGGCTTGGGTTCGTTCTCATCGGTTTCGACCAGGCGTTCGCCGCTCAGCACCTTGCCTTTGGCTTGCAAGGTCCAGCGGATCGTTACCTCGGTGCTGATATCCTTGCCGTTGCGCCCCGTGCTGA
It encodes the following:
- a CDS encoding M20/M25/M40 family metallo-hydrolase; translated protein: MHLLHPHLYATCILAAATLPATLYAQTPALVGQWQFQTATGTTTTNGVEVDLIDTGILDITEEQGGMRATIAWLDERGQLTSPRTVNGTVGPAGTVFRHGGKRVSTGRNGKDISTEVTIRWTLQAKGKVLSGERLVETDENEPKPVNGTRLKERYVPPTLPAALPAATADSAARGPSTPAERARVVQMAAQHDPLALQQRDGAWLSAWIDDIPDLTLEASALDGWLNIAPRAATREALRFQYLASVMAFQIEHPDQIGQQSASDLAGIQGVLHAYETLLRQDSRYRSAKLDAALAARRQDRLPAFLATLSGRNAGIEAAPSPSGDATARRIVALGTSEPRAMDWLDILSNRFGGRMAGSDAYTHAAQWARMQLQQWGVQAELEEAGQIPVGFNRGPWSGKMLAPQEQALRMATPAYTAGTRGVQQGLVTLGPATLEEALERAAQFKGTWVLTGGESGGGGRDGTTIHQPRAITRVLMEAGALGTIQSGEEPLYAASAAPATWATLPILPDIKLATSQYADIRQRLARGVAVTLEFDIRNWFYPGPVTYHNVVARIPGTEKPDEVVLIGAHLDSYDGGTGAADNGGGVATMLEAMRLLALSEAKPRRSIMLVAFGAEEIGRKGAFAFAERHAGELKNIVMMLNRDGRPGAIDGIAIPSAWKPVFGRVEQALQDVHPVFGFAATIQDVPRDASKAINARAGSDDAVFSLHGVPTPKFTVLGDFDYPRVHHTVLDTYENVLPFSSAQQYSAIAIALTAYEVANAPEELSRKGYYRAAKAAQ